Below is a genomic region from Escherichia ruysiae.
CCGGACCTACTGGCGGACTCGGGTTAGCCATACCAGCTGCAACCTGCAGCTTGACATAGGCTTGTACTTTCTTAGCCATTATAAATTCCTCAAGTTGGGTAATAACGCCTCTGAGAGGCTCCCCGTGATATAAAAAATCGTTTTACGGGCAAGGCCCATAAAAACAAAAGGCGCGAAATTGTATTCCAATCTCACGCCTTGTGCAACGATTAAATCGCCGCTTTTTTGATCGCTGGGTTAGGCTTTTTCAACCTGGCTGAAGTCCAGCTCTACCGGGGTCGCACGACCGAAGATAGAAACAGAGACTTTCAGACGAGACTTCTCGTAATCCACCTCTTCAACGACGCCGTTGAAGTCAGCGAACGGACCATCATTAACACGAACCATTTCACCCGGTTCAAACAGCGTTTTCGGACGCGGCTTATCACCAACCTGCTGCAGGCGGTTCATAATCGCATCAACTTCTTTATCGCTGATTGGCGCAGGACGATCGGAAGTACCGCCGATGAAGCCCATCACACGCGGTACGCTGCGCACCAGGTGCCAGCTCGCGTCGTTCATCACCATCTGAACGAGGACGTAGCCAGGGAAGAATTTGCGTTCGCTTTTGCGACGCTGACCGCCACGGATCTCAACGACTTCTTCAGTCGGAACCATGACTTCGCCAAACAACTCTTCCATGTTGTGTAATTTGATATGCTCACGCAGCGACGTTGCTACGCGGCCTTCAAAACCGGAAAACGCCTGAACGACGTACCAGCGCTTTTTAGGAGCTTCAGACATCTCAGAACCTCAGGCCAGTGATAAAGGATACCAGGCGAACCAGAATACCATCCAGTCCCCACAGGATCAGTGACATTACTGCGGTAACCGCAGCCACAATCAGCGTGGTGTGCAATGTTTCCTGGCGAGTCGGCCAAATGACCTTACGGACTTCGGTACGCGCTTCACGGGCAAAAGCAACGGTTGCTTTACCTTTTGTCGTTAACAGCGCGACACCACCCGCTGCAGCAATCAGAATTACTACGGCCAGCGCACGCAGCGGCAGCATAATGTCGCGATAAAGGTAGTTGCCGACGATTGCCACCAGGAGCAATGCCACCACAACGACCCACTTCATCGCTTCCAGGCCGCGCCCGCTTCCTTGAGCTTCGGTATTCGCACTCATAAACCAACCTGTCAGAAGTATTCTACAAACATTTTCACCCCGCGATAGCGAGGCAAACCAAATCGAAACGCGTATTCGCTTTTCGGATTATACGCCCTCAACAGAGCCTGTCTCAGCAATGATTATGACAAAGAAAATCACTGATGAGCCAGGTTCTGGTACGAAAGCGTGCAAAAAGGGCATCAAATGATGCCCTTTTATTGCGCATTGCGTCAAATGTTATCGGCAATTAGCTCAGAACTTTAGCTACAACGCCCGCGCCAACGGTACGGCCGCCTTCACGGATTGCGAAACGCAGACCATCGTCCATCGCGATCGGGTGGATCAGGGTAACAACCATTTTGATGTTGTCGCCCGGCATTACCATCTCTACGCCTTCCGGCAGTTCGATAGTACCAGTCACGTCAGTAGTACGGAAGTAGAACTGCGGACGGTAGCCTTTGAAGAACGGAGTATGACGGCCGCCTTCATCTTTGGACAGAATGTACACTTCAGATTCGAACTTGGTATGCGGCTTGATGGTGCCCGGCTTAGCCAGTACCTGACCACGTTCGATTTCTTCACGTTTGAT
It encodes:
- the nusG gene encoding transcription termination/antitermination protein NusG codes for the protein MSEAPKKRWYVVQAFSGFEGRVATSLREHIKLHNMEELFGEVMVPTEEVVEIRGGQRRKSERKFFPGYVLVQMVMNDASWHLVRSVPRVMGFIGGTSDRPAPISDKEVDAIMNRLQQVGDKPRPKTLFEPGEMVRVNDGPFADFNGVVEEVDYEKSRLKVSVSIFGRATPVELDFSQVEKA
- the secE gene encoding preprotein translocase subunit SecE, with amino-acid sequence MSANTEAQGSGRGLEAMKWVVVVALLLVAIVGNYLYRDIMLPLRALAVVILIAAAGGVALLTTKGKATVAFAREARTEVRKVIWPTRQETLHTTLIVAAVTAVMSLILWGLDGILVRLVSFITGLRF